The DNA segment ATCTCGCCAGACGGCAAATACACGGTTTATTTTCAGCAAGTAAAAACCGAGCAAATCACCGGTAATGATTATTATCCCGCGCTTAAACTTTCGAAAGTTCAAATATATGATGGCTTGAATTACCGTCATTGGGATAAGTGGAATATGGGCTTTAGAAACCACGTGTTTTACAAAAAAAACGAAAAAAGATCCAATCCAATTGATATTATGGAGGGTGAAAACTTCGATTCGCCACAAATGCCTTTTGGTGGAGACGAAGATTTTTTATGGTCGCCAAATGGTAAAAGCATTTTATATGTTTCTAAAAAGAAAGCAGGTACAGACTATGCAACTTCTACCAATACCGATATTTACGAATATAATTTAGAAACTAAAGAAACAATAAATCGTACTGAAGGAAATATGGGTTACGACACGCAACCAGCATTTTCTCCACAAGGACATCTCACCTATCTTCAGATGAAGAGAGATGGTTATGAAGCAGACAAAAATGACATCATTGTCGATTTTATGGGTGTCAAAATGAACCTTACCGCTCAGTGGGACGGAACAGTTGACAGTTTTAAATGGAGCGAAGATGGAAAGAAGATTTACTTTCTAGCTGCTGTTGATGGAACAAAACAACTTTTTGAAGTGAACTTCCCAGGAAAATCAAGAATTGCAGTTCACGTGAACCAACTTACAGATGGCTATTTTGATGTAAATGCAATCGTCGGATTTGCAAAAGGGAAGGTGATTGTATCAAGAACAGATATGAATCATGCTTCGGAAATTTATTCATATGATTTGAAGAAAAAATCTTGGAACCAGATTTCGAATGCAAATAAAGATATGTATGACGGAATGGCGATGAGCAAAACCGAAAAACGTTATGTTACTACCACAGATGGTAAAAAAATGCTGGTTTGGGTAATTCTTCCTCCAAATTTTGACGCTAACAAAAAGTATCCAACTTTATTATATTGCCAAGGTGGACCACAATCTGCGCTAACTCAATTTTACTCTTTCCGTTGGAATTTTCAAGTAATGGCTGCACAAGGTTATATCATTGTTGCACCAAATAGAAGAGGAATGCCAGGTCACGGAGTGGAATGGAATGAAGCGATTAGTAAAGATTGGGGTGGACAAGTAATGGACGATTACTTATCTGCGATTGATGATGTATCAAAAGAAAAATACGTAGACAAAGACAGGCTTGGCGCAGTTGGAGCAAGTTATGGCGGCTATTCTGTATTTTACCTTGCGGGAATTCATAACAACCGATTTAAAACATTTATCGCTCACGATGGAGTTTTTAACCTAAAGAGTATGTACGGAACAACTGAAGAAGTTTTCTTTAGCAACTGGGATTCGGGTGGAAACTACTGGGATAAAAATAATGCTATAGCTCAGAAAACATTTATGAAATTTGACCCAAGTAATTTGGTTGACAAATGGAATACTCCAATTTTGATTTATCAAGGAGGAACAGATTTTAGAGTGCCAATCGGACAAGGTCAAGAAGCTTTTCAAGCAGCCCAGCTGATGGGAATTAAAAGTAGATTTGTTTACTTTCCAGAAGAAAATCATTGGGTTTTAAAACCACAAAATGCACTTGTATGGCAAGCAGAATATTTTAGATGGCTTAAAGAAACTTTGTAATTTTATTAAAACCTCACTTTCAACAGTGAGGTTTTTTTTGCTTTTAACAAATATTAAACGATGGCATTTTTGAAATCTTCTATCTTTGAAAAATGAGTGCTAAAAAAAGTTACATTCCGCTAAAACTGCTATTGAGTTATATAGCGCTTGCGGCCCTAGTAGGTGTGGTAGCCTGGTTTTTGTACTCAGAAAATACGCTTTTTACAAAAAATGAAAATAAGATAACTGTCGAAAATCAGAAGATTTTAAAAGTTAGCCAGCTGCTATCCAATATGTACAAAGCAGAGAGTTTTGTGCGAAGTACACTTCAATCTGATTCGAATGCAGAATTTAATAATTATACACAGCAGATTGATACGTTAAAAAACGAAATTGATTCGCTAAAAACTTTGACCAATAGCGATTACCAAAAGGTGTTACTTGATAGTGTCAAAATACTTCTTTCTCAGAAAACCGAGAATATCCGCCAATTGAAAATTATAAAATCAAAAGGTACTGATGATCTCGCTATAAAAACAGCCCTGCAAAAGATTGACAAGATGGAAGGTCGATTGCGTAAACTAGAGATTGAAGATCTCTTTAAAAATCCATCCAAACTACAAAGCAATCAACGACGCGTTTGGGAAAAATACGTCGAATACATCAATAGCAACGTTCCTAACGATAGCACGAATACTCTGAGTCAGAAGGCATTGGATTCTATGCTTACAGTATCAAAAAAGGCGCTGAAAGATGTTGTCCTTGCCACCGCAAGCAAAAAGGAATCTCTCGCCGTACAAGAACAAAAACTTCTAGATAACGAAATTCTTATCTCTGAGAAGCTCCGTCGAATTGTAAACATTCTAGAAAAAGAGCTGGTACAAAACATCACTATCAACACTGAAAACCGCGAAAAAAGTCTTCAAAAAACCAATAAGATTGTTGCCTACGCCGCTTTGGTGGGTTTTGTCTTAACCATTTCGTTTTTAGTACTAATTTTAAATGACTTTTCGAAATCACAATCGTACAAGAAACAATTAGAATCCGCGAATAGAGCTACTGAGAAACTACTTAAAAATCGCGAACAACTGATTGCCACGGTTAGTCACGATTTAAAAACACCTTTAAATACGATTCTTGGTTATACTGAATTGCTCAGCACTTCTGAATTATCTAAAAAACAACTCAACTACACTTCGAATATAAAAGGATCATCTGAATATATTTCCAAACTAGTTCAGGATTTACTAGATCTTACCCAAATTGAAGCAGGTAAAATTTCGATCGAAGCTTTGCCATTTTCACTTCGAAAATATATCGAAGAAGTGGCTACTAACATTCAAGCAATTTATCATACAAAACCCATCGAACTTGAGATTTATATTGACGAAAGTCTTGATGGATTAATTGTTGGAGATTCATTTAGACTTCGACAAATATTAACCAATTTGATCGGAAATGCGTACAAATTCACCAACGAAGGAAGCATCAGAATCGAAGCTGCTGCAAATGAATTTCTGAAGACATTTACCATAAAAGTAATTGATACTGGAATCGGAATCGATCTCAGTAAACAGCAAATTATTTTTGAAGAATTCCGTCAAGCGGATGACAGCGTCGTGAAAAAATATGGCGGTAGCGGACTTGGTTTAACTATCTCCAAAAAGATGGCGGAACTTTTGGGTGGAAATCTACAACTTGAAAGTGAAGTTGGTGTTGGAAGTACGTTCGTTCTGATTTTTCCACTAATCAAATCTACAAAGATAGAAAAAGTCGAGGATTTAGTTCCGCTTTCTAGTCTAAACTTGACCGCGATTGTCGTTGATGATGACGAAGGATTACTCTCCTTAACTACGGAAGTTTTGCAAAACGCCAAAATAAAAGTCCTGAGTTTCAGCAATCCTCTATTAGCATTGCAAGCAGCAAAAAACAACGATTTCGATTTTATAATTTCGGATATTCAGATGCCGATTATTGACGGTTTCAAACTTTTGAAATTGATTCAAACTGACTCTGACAACAACTTTTCCGAACAGCCGACAATCGCCTTGACTGGAAGAACAGATTTGGCAGATTCAGAATACTACGATGCAGGTTTTACAAAAGTCGTAAAGAAACCGTATACCCCAAATGCGCTGCTAAATTGCATTTCCAAATTGTTCCAAGCACAGCAAAATGATTTAGAATTAACTTCGGAAACGATTGATAACAAATCTTTTTATTTGGATGATCTCCGAGCTTTTACAGCTTCTGATGAGAATAAGTTGGTGGAGATTTTGAAGATATTTATCAATAAAAGCAGATTAAATTTAGAAGCACTTCAAACAGCTTATGAAGGTCGAGATGAAAATACAATATCGAACATTTGCCATCAAATGCAGCCAATGCTCAGACAACTGAGAGCAACAAAAATTGCTAATCAATTATCGGAATACGAGAGAGAGCCAGCAAATATTTTTATAAATGCTGAAGGTTTTCCAAATATAAAAAATGAGATTTCGGACTTATTAAATGAAATAGAAGACAGTGTTAATAATCCAGATCGTATTTCTTGATCTTATTATAAAGAGTCTTACGATTAATCTGCAGGAGTTTTGCTGCTTCAGATTTGTTGTTGTTAGTCATTTCTAGCGCATTGATAAGCGCTGCTTTTTCGTTGTCGCTGATTGATATCAAATCATCCGAATCTGAAATTTCTATATCAAATAGCTCTTGTGGTAAAACGGATGTTTCGATAAAATCACCTTTGCTCAATAAAGTCGCACGTTTAATCACGTTTTGCATTTCGCGTAGATTTCCAGGCCATTTGTATCTCTGAAAAATCGCAATCGTTTCAGAAGAAAACCCTACGAGTTCTCTATTTAATTGCTCGTTTGATTTGTGCAGAAAGAATTCCGCAAAGACCATTAAATCCGCCCCTCGATCACGTAAAGCGGGAGAAGAGATGGAAAATTCATTAATACGATGGTACAAATCTTCTCGAAAAGTTCCGTTCTTAACAGCTGTCCTTAAATCTTCGTTGGTAGCACAAATAACTCGAATATCTACCGCGATTTCTTTGTTACTTCCCACCGGTTTAATTTTCCGCTCTTGCAAAGCACGCAAAAGTTGTACTTGGTTTTCATACGATAAATTCCCTATTTCGTCCAGGAAAATTGTTCCACCATTCGCAGCTTCAAAATAGCCAATTTTGTCATTGACCGCTCCGGTGAAAGATCCTTTTTGATGTCCAAAGAATTCACTCGCCGCTAGATCTTTCGGAATTGTTCCGCAATCTACCGCTACAAATGCTTTGTTACTCCTAGAGCTTTTTTTGTGGATATTGGCAGCTATAACTTCCTTTCCAGTCCCACTTTCTCCAATTATTAATACCGAAATATCGGTAGGACCAACCAGATCAATATGTTCAGCTAGTTGTCTTGAAGTTTCAGAAACTCCTAAAACATATTCGGAATTAGATTTTTTATCGGTAGGTTTTGGTTGTTCATTTTTTGTTTCGGGAACTGTTTTGTCATTCAAGATCTTTGCAACGACAAGTAAAACTTCTTCAGGGTTAAGAGGTTTTGTAATATAATCTGAAGCGCCATTTTTAAGGGCTTTTACAGCCGTCGCGACATCAGAATAACCGGTCATAAGTATGACTGGAGTTGTTGGAAACTGCGTTAATAAATTTACCATCAAATCGATTCCGTCATCATCGGGCAATCTCAAATCTGTTATAAATAAATCGAATGAGTGCTCCGCTGCTAACTCCTTCGCTGATTGAGCAGAATACGCTGTTTGCACGTCATAATGATTTCGCGTCAAAAAGGAAGATAACATTTTGCAAAAAGCAACATCGTCATCAATAACCAAAATTCTGTTCATATCTGCAATTAGAGTTTTTGCTAAATTAGAAATATTTATAATCAGCTGCTCACAAAATATCGCTAAAAAAAAGGAGGAACTGCCATAGACAGTTCCCCCAATCCTAAAATAACTTACCCAAATTATTTAGTTTTCTACTTTTTATTTGTTAAGCCAAGTACCATTCGCATCTGCAAACAGTAATCCTCTTTGACCTTCAACTTCCACTTCTAGTTGATAATCTTTTTCCGTACCCACTGATGCTTTATGCAAAATTGCAGTTGGATAAGCTTTTTTAAGAGCGTCAGTAATTACTGTTGGCACTTCACTAACTTGAATTTCTTTGTATTGTGCTTCTTGCTCCTGAGTTGTTTTTGCTTCACTACTTTTTGTCTGTGCATTCGCCGTTGGTGCAAAAGTTAATGATGCTATTAAAATGGTAACTGGTAGGATGAACTTTTTCATAATATTAAATTTTATAAATTATAATTGATTTTTTTGGTTGTTATATATCCTATTGGGAAAATTGTGCCAAACCACGACTGGCGGTCTATTCCTATATAATCTCTTTACCTATAGACTTTTGAGAACATTATTGCAAATGTCTACGTTTTCTAGAATGGGTAAATAGCGACTATAACTGTGTAAATTGTACACAAATTAGATGGTCTGCTGAAATAAATCCGCGCTATCGGGAATAGAAAAGTCGAAATAAGTGAAAATTGAAATAATAGAATAATAGAAATAAGCTAAATAAACTAAAACGCGAAAAGCCGAAATGTAATTCAATGAGAAATGTGATGCAGTTGGCGGGCACGGATTATAAATCTGCGCTATCGGATATCGGGCGATAGAAAAATCGAAATAAGAGAATAATCGAAATAAGGTAAATAAACTAAAACGCGAAAAGCCGAAATTTTATTCAATGAGAAATGTGATGCAGTTGACGGGCACGGATTATAAATCCGCGCTATCGGAGTTGTATCTACCGCTGTATCCGGACTGAGTAAGTAAAGTCACGTTTTGGAAAGGAAGTTGAAAAAAATAGAATAATCGAAGGGATTAATATAAATAGGATAACTATTGGAGAAAAATTATTTCAAATTAGCAGAAGTGCCCTAGCCCTGATGGGAACGGCATCCTTTCTCGCCCTTTTTCTGGGCGAGAAAGATACAGTGGACAGCAGGAAATAGCTCCAAAAAAAGATTATAAATATAGTTGTGGAAATATACCTATAAAAAAAGCCCCACTAAAAAGTGAGGCTAAAATTTTATTCTGGATCGTTCATTACAAAAGTATCCATAAATGCGGTGGTGTAATTTCCAGCCACATAAGCGGGATCGTCCATCAACTGTCTGTGAAATGGAATTGTTGTTTTAATACCTTCGATAACAAATTCGTCCAAAGCTCTTTTCATCTTATTAATCGCTTCTTCACGGGTTTGTGCAGAGGTAATTAATTTTGCAATCATTGAGTCGTAATTTGGCGGAATTGTATAACCGGCGTAAACGTGCGTGTCCAAACGTACTCCGTGCCCACCTGGAGCATGAAGTGTGGTGATTTTGCCCGGTGATGGTCTAAAATCGTGGTAAGGATCTTCGGCGTTGATACGACACTCAATCGCGTGTAGTTTTGGCGTGTAGTTTTTTCCAGAAATCGGAATACCTGCTGCGACCATAATTTGCTCGCGAATAAGATCATAATCAATTACCTGCTCTGTAATAGGGTGCTCTACTTGGATACGAGTATTCATTTCCATAAAGTAGAAATTTCTGTGCTTATCAACAAGAAATTCAATAGTACCGGCGCCTTCATACTTAATATATTCGGCTGCTTTTACAGCTGCTTCTCCCATTGCATGACGCAATTCGTCAGTCATAAAAGGGGAAGGAGTTTCTTCGGTTAATTTTTGGTGGCGTCTTTGGATAGAGCAGTCACGTTCTGATAAGTGACACGCTTTACCGTAAGAATCTCCAACAATTTGAATCTCGATATGACGAGGTTCTTCAATCAGCTTTTCAAGGTACATTCCGTCGTTTCCAAAAGCAGCTTTTGCTTCTTGACGTGCAGAGTCCCAAGCTTTTTGAATTTCTTCTTCTTTCCAAATTGCTCTCATTCCTTTACCTCCACCCCCTGCGGTTGCTTTGATAATTACTGGAAATCCGAATTCTTTGGCTTGTTTTGTTAATTGTTCAACTGATTCTAACAGACCTTCAGATCCTGGGATAGTAGGAACACCGGCAGCCTTCATAGTTGCTTTGGCCGAAGCCTTATCACCCATTCTGTCAATCATCTCTGGAGAAGCACCGATAAATTTGATTCCGTGCTCACCACATATTTTCGAAAATTTTGCATTTTCTGAAAGAAATCCGTAACCTGGATGTATGGCGTCTGCGTTAGTAATTTCGGCAGCAGCAATAATATTTGACATCTTCAAGTAGGATAAATTACTTGGCGGAGGCCCGATACAAACCGCTTCGTCTGCAAAGCGAACGTGCAAACTTTCGGCATCTGCTGTAGAGTAAACCGCTACAGTTTTGATACCCATCTCGCGACAGGTTCTAATAATACGAAGTGCAATTTCACCCCGATTTGCAATAAGAATTTTTTTAAACATCCTTTATAATTTGAAAAATTAGACAAATTGAAATTTAAAAGGGCAGTTAATAACTACCATTTTTCTACTTCAAATTAAGACGGATCTACTAAAAATAAAGGCTGATCAAATTCAACTGGAGATGAATCATCTACAAGAACTTTAACGATTTTGCCTGAAATTTCAGATTCTATTTCGTTAAACAATTTCATAGCTTCAATTACACAAAGAACATCGCCTTTTGCAATTGTAGTTCCAACTTCAACGAATACAGGCTTGTCTGGAGATGGTTTTCTGTACAAAGTTCCAATAATAGGTGACTTGATGGTCACGTATTTTGAATCAACATCGCTAACTGCTGCATCGGCTACTGGTGCAACTGGCGTTGGCATAACTGGTTGCGGAGTTCCTGCAGTAGGAAATGCCGGGTTCATAGGAGCTTGAAGATAAGTGTACTCAGGAGCACTTGCTTCGTTTGTAGTCTTGATTGTAATTTTAAAATCATCTGTTTCAAGCTTCACTTCTGTAGCGCCAGACTTAGCAACAAATTTTATTAAATTTTGTATTTCTCTGATATCCATGATCTATTTTTTTTATTTTAAACTATTTTGAATCGTATGCCCACTTAAGGTAAATTGAGCCCCAGGTAAATCCACCTCCAAAGGCAGCAAATATTAACGTATCGCCTTTTTTAAATTTCTTTTCGAAATCAAATAGAAGAAGCGGCAAAGTTGCAGCGGTTGTGTTTCCGTAATTTTGAATATTAATCAACACTTTGTCTGGATCAAGATTCATTCTTGAGGCAGTAGCATCGATAATTCTTTTGTTGGCTTGATGCGCGATGAGCCAGTCGACATCATCATTGGTTAAATTATTTTTTTGCATAATTTTTTCACTCACATCAGCCATTCCTACTACTGCATACTTGAAAACAGTTTTTCCATCTTGATATACAAAATGTTGTCTATTTTCTACAGTTTCAATCGATGCAGGAAGTAATGATCCGCCGGCGTCAATCTTAAGATAGTCGCGACCAATACCGTCACTTTTAAGAATTTCGTCTTGAATACCCAAACCTTCTTCGTTGGCTTCAAAAAGAACTGCTCCAGCTCCATCACCAAAGATAATGCAGGTTGCTCTATCAGTATAATCTATAATGGAAGACATTTTATCGGCTCCGATAACGAGAATTTTTTTGTATTTTCCACTTTTAATGTATGCATCGGCAGTAGACATTGCAAATAGGAAACCTGAGCAGGCTGCTT comes from the Flavobacterium ardleyense genome and includes:
- a CDS encoding S9 family peptidase, translated to MRKVLLLILLQMPFSTLVAQKVMTPELLMQTARVSPLGISKDGNNVVYKISTPAIEGNRLDTRFYSQPILSGAAVEISDYQPLLHDKSISPDGKYTVYFQQVKTEQITGNDYYPALKLSKVQIYDGLNYRHWDKWNMGFRNHVFYKKNEKRSNPIDIMEGENFDSPQMPFGGDEDFLWSPNGKSILYVSKKKAGTDYATSTNTDIYEYNLETKETINRTEGNMGYDTQPAFSPQGHLTYLQMKRDGYEADKNDIIVDFMGVKMNLTAQWDGTVDSFKWSEDGKKIYFLAAVDGTKQLFEVNFPGKSRIAVHVNQLTDGYFDVNAIVGFAKGKVIVSRTDMNHASEIYSYDLKKKSWNQISNANKDMYDGMAMSKTEKRYVTTTDGKKMLVWVILPPNFDANKKYPTLLYCQGGPQSALTQFYSFRWNFQVMAAQGYIIVAPNRRGMPGHGVEWNEAISKDWGGQVMDDYLSAIDDVSKEKYVDKDRLGAVGASYGGYSVFYLAGIHNNRFKTFIAHDGVFNLKSMYGTTEEVFFSNWDSGGNYWDKNNAIAQKTFMKFDPSNLVDKWNTPILIYQGGTDFRVPIGQGQEAFQAAQLMGIKSRFVYFPEENHWVLKPQNALVWQAEYFRWLKETL
- a CDS encoding hybrid sensor histidine kinase/response regulator, whose protein sequence is MSAKKSYIPLKLLLSYIALAALVGVVAWFLYSENTLFTKNENKITVENQKILKVSQLLSNMYKAESFVRSTLQSDSNAEFNNYTQQIDTLKNEIDSLKTLTNSDYQKVLLDSVKILLSQKTENIRQLKIIKSKGTDDLAIKTALQKIDKMEGRLRKLEIEDLFKNPSKLQSNQRRVWEKYVEYINSNVPNDSTNTLSQKALDSMLTVSKKALKDVVLATASKKESLAVQEQKLLDNEILISEKLRRIVNILEKELVQNITINTENREKSLQKTNKIVAYAALVGFVLTISFLVLILNDFSKSQSYKKQLESANRATEKLLKNREQLIATVSHDLKTPLNTILGYTELLSTSELSKKQLNYTSNIKGSSEYISKLVQDLLDLTQIEAGKISIEALPFSLRKYIEEVATNIQAIYHTKPIELEIYIDESLDGLIVGDSFRLRQILTNLIGNAYKFTNEGSIRIEAAANEFLKTFTIKVIDTGIGIDLSKQQIIFEEFRQADDSVVKKYGGSGLGLTISKKMAELLGGNLQLESEVGVGSTFVLIFPLIKSTKIEKVEDLVPLSSLNLTAIVVDDDEGLLSLTTEVLQNAKIKVLSFSNPLLALQAAKNNDFDFIISDIQMPIIDGFKLLKLIQTDSDNNFSEQPTIALTGRTDLADSEYYDAGFTKVVKKPYTPNALLNCISKLFQAQQNDLELTSETIDNKSFYLDDLRAFTASDENKLVEILKIFINKSRLNLEALQTAYEGRDENTISNICHQMQPMLRQLRATKIANQLSEYEREPANIFINAEGFPNIKNEISDLLNEIEDSVNNPDRIS
- a CDS encoding sigma-54-dependent transcriptional regulator encodes the protein MNRILVIDDDVAFCKMLSSFLTRNHYDVQTAYSAQSAKELAAEHSFDLFITDLRLPDDDGIDLMVNLLTQFPTTPVILMTGYSDVATAVKALKNGASDYITKPLNPEEVLLVVAKILNDKTVPETKNEQPKPTDKKSNSEYVLGVSETSRQLAEHIDLVGPTDISVLIIGESGTGKEVIAANIHKKSSRSNKAFVAVDCGTIPKDLAASEFFGHQKGSFTGAVNDKIGYFEAANGGTIFLDEIGNLSYENQVQLLRALQERKIKPVGSNKEIAVDIRVICATNEDLRTAVKNGTFREDLYHRINEFSISSPALRDRGADLMVFAEFFLHKSNEQLNRELVGFSSETIAIFQRYKWPGNLREMQNVIKRATLLSKGDFIETSVLPQELFDIEISDSDDLISISDNEKAALINALEMTNNNKSEAAKLLQINRKTLYNKIKKYDLDY
- the accC gene encoding acetyl-CoA carboxylase biotin carboxylase subunit — its product is MFKKILIANRGEIALRIIRTCREMGIKTVAVYSTADAESLHVRFADEAVCIGPPPSNLSYLKMSNIIAAAEITNADAIHPGYGFLSENAKFSKICGEHGIKFIGASPEMIDRMGDKASAKATMKAAGVPTIPGSEGLLESVEQLTKQAKEFGFPVIIKATAGGGGKGMRAIWKEEEIQKAWDSARQEAKAAFGNDGMYLEKLIEEPRHIEIQIVGDSYGKACHLSERDCSIQRRHQKLTEETPSPFMTDELRHAMGEAAVKAAEYIKYEGAGTIEFLVDKHRNFYFMEMNTRIQVEHPITEQVIDYDLIREQIMVAAGIPISGKNYTPKLHAIECRINAEDPYHDFRPSPGKITTLHAPGGHGVRLDTHVYAGYTIPPNYDSMIAKLITSAQTREEAINKMKRALDEFVIEGIKTTIPFHRQLMDDPAYVAGNYTTAFMDTFVMNDPE
- the accB gene encoding acetyl-CoA carboxylase biotin carboxyl carrier protein; the encoded protein is MDIREIQNLIKFVAKSGATEVKLETDDFKITIKTTNEASAPEYTYLQAPMNPAFPTAGTPQPVMPTPVAPVADAAVSDVDSKYVTIKSPIIGTLYRKPSPDKPVFVEVGTTIAKGDVLCVIEAMKLFNEIESEISGKIVKVLVDDSSPVEFDQPLFLVDPS
- a CDS encoding beta-ketoacyl-ACP synthase III; the encoded protein is MNRITAAITAVGGYVPEFVLTNKILETMVDTNDEWITSRTGIKERRVLKDKTKGTSYLAIMAAKDLIEKSNLDPAEIDLVIVTSVSFDMPVAATAVFVATQIGAVNAFAYDLQAACSGFLFAMSTADAYIKSGKYKKILVIGADKMSSIIDYTDRATCIIFGDGAGAVLFEANEEGLGIQDEILKSDGIGRDYLKIDAGGSLLPASIETVENRQHFVYQDGKTVFKYAVVGMADVSEKIMQKNNLTNDDVDWLIAHQANKRIIDATASRMNLDPDKVLINIQNYGNTTAATLPLLLFDFEKKFKKGDTLIFAAFGGGFTWGSIYLKWAYDSK